The following proteins are encoded in a genomic region of Actinomadura sp. NAK00032:
- the mbhE gene encoding hydrogen gas-evolving membrane-bound hydrogenase subunit E, which produces MLALVGIYAVAAVAVPWALGRHPRAMACAAALVPAATAGWAVTRAGRPLATRAVWSDDLGLVLDFRIDALAIVMLLLVGGVGAVVLCYSGWYFERSERLMTGTLVAFAGAMTGLVLADNLLVLYVFWELTTVSSFVLIGHTRPDRAADRRAATQALLTTTAFGLVMLVGFVVLGQAAGTYRISALVADPPGGTPARVGAVLVLLGAFAKSAQVPLQGWLPAAMVAPTPVSAYLHAAAMVKAGVYLVARLAPGFADVGPWRPLVLAVGLLSLLVGGVVALRQDDLKRLLAYGTISQLGLLMVLLGEGSRTAALAGAALLLAHGLFKAPLFLAVGAVEHRTGTRRADRLSGAGRRLPVLAAAATAAVASMIGIPPLLGFVAKEAAFEAFAHGGPDLAVLAGVVAGSALTVAYGARFLHGAFSGGTQEEPADPWGLVVPVVLLAAAGFAAGLVPGTMQALIGPYAETLHGPEYELALWHGPGVPIAMSAVALAVGAGLYAVFGRTFPGRSTRWWLPDAQRGYDGVIEGTMSGAHAVTRRLQTGSLPVYLGVIAVMVLVVPGSALAAGLVRGTGPDPPAGWPRAWADPAQLVLAAVVIACAVAARWARGRLSAVVLLSGVGYGMAGLFVLHGAPDLALTLVVVETLTLLMLVLVLRRLPERFPPYLRKRSARVATGVISLGMGGFVALFLVAASLSRGEPPVGPGYTRLAAQEHAKNVVNLILVDLRALDTLGEIAVLAATGMGVASLVLTGPGARLPGPAREQRSRWLTTPGRPPLGGSSVVLEAAARLLAPTVLVFSVYLFFAGHGRPGGGFVGGLVAGMAFVLRYLPGGRRELAAALPVRPALLLGGGLGIAVAAGAGGWASGGEFLRSVHLGGTVPVFGHVELPTSLFFDAGVYLLVLGLVLTILSTLGASLEEPDEEEPDGQRDREPL; this is translated from the coding sequence ATGCTGGCGCTGGTCGGGATCTATGCCGTCGCGGCGGTCGCCGTGCCGTGGGCGCTGGGGCGGCACCCGCGGGCCATGGCGTGCGCGGCGGCGCTGGTGCCCGCGGCGACGGCCGGATGGGCGGTGACCCGGGCGGGGCGGCCGCTGGCCACCCGTGCCGTCTGGTCGGACGACCTGGGCCTCGTGCTCGACTTCCGGATCGACGCGCTGGCCATCGTGATGCTGCTGCTGGTGGGCGGGGTCGGGGCCGTCGTCCTGTGCTACTCGGGGTGGTACTTCGAGCGTTCCGAGCGGCTGATGACCGGGACGCTGGTGGCGTTCGCGGGGGCGATGACGGGCCTGGTGCTCGCCGACAACCTGCTCGTCCTGTACGTGTTCTGGGAGCTCACCACCGTCAGCTCGTTCGTCCTCATCGGGCACACGCGGCCGGACCGGGCCGCCGACCGGCGGGCCGCCACCCAGGCGCTGCTGACGACCACCGCGTTCGGGCTGGTCATGCTCGTCGGGTTCGTGGTGCTGGGGCAGGCCGCGGGCACCTACCGGATCTCGGCGCTGGTCGCGGACCCGCCCGGCGGGACCCCGGCGCGGGTCGGTGCGGTGCTGGTGCTGCTCGGCGCGTTCGCGAAGTCCGCGCAGGTACCGCTGCAGGGCTGGCTCCCGGCCGCGATGGTCGCGCCGACGCCGGTGAGCGCCTACCTGCACGCGGCGGCGATGGTGAAGGCCGGCGTCTACCTGGTGGCACGGCTCGCGCCGGGGTTCGCCGACGTCGGTCCGTGGCGGCCGCTGGTGCTCGCCGTGGGCCTGCTGAGCCTGCTCGTGGGCGGCGTCGTCGCGCTGCGGCAGGACGATCTCAAGCGGCTGCTGGCCTACGGGACGATCAGCCAGCTCGGCCTCCTCATGGTGCTGCTCGGCGAGGGGTCGCGGACGGCGGCCCTCGCCGGTGCGGCGCTGCTGCTCGCCCACGGGCTGTTCAAGGCGCCGCTGTTCCTGGCCGTCGGCGCCGTCGAGCACCGCACGGGGACGCGGCGCGCGGACCGGCTGTCGGGCGCCGGGCGGCGGCTGCCGGTGCTGGCGGCCGCGGCGACGGCGGCGGTCGCGTCCATGATCGGGATCCCGCCGCTGCTCGGCTTCGTGGCGAAGGAGGCCGCGTTCGAGGCGTTCGCGCACGGCGGGCCGGACCTCGCCGTCCTCGCCGGCGTGGTGGCGGGGTCGGCGCTGACCGTGGCGTACGGGGCGCGGTTCCTGCACGGCGCCTTCTCCGGCGGGACGCAGGAGGAGCCGGCCGACCCCTGGGGCCTGGTCGTGCCGGTCGTGCTGCTGGCCGCGGCCGGGTTCGCCGCGGGGCTCGTACCGGGGACGATGCAGGCGCTGATCGGGCCGTACGCCGAGACGCTGCACGGCCCGGAGTACGAGCTGGCGCTGTGGCACGGGCCCGGGGTGCCGATCGCGATGTCGGCGGTCGCGCTCGCGGTGGGCGCCGGCCTGTACGCGGTGTTCGGGCGGACGTTCCCCGGCCGGTCCACCCGGTGGTGGCTCCCCGACGCCCAGCGCGGCTACGACGGCGTCATCGAGGGGACCATGAGCGGCGCGCACGCGGTGACGCGGCGGCTCCAGACCGGATCGCTGCCGGTGTACCTGGGCGTGATCGCGGTGATGGTGCTGGTCGTGCCGGGCTCGGCGCTCGCGGCCGGGCTCGTCCGCGGCACCGGGCCGGACCCGCCGGCGGGCTGGCCGCGGGCCTGGGCCGACCCGGCGCAGCTCGTCCTGGCGGCGGTCGTGATCGCGTGCGCGGTCGCGGCGCGGTGGGCGCGCGGCCGACTGTCGGCGGTGGTGCTGCTGTCCGGCGTGGGGTACGGCATGGCCGGCCTGTTCGTGCTGCACGGCGCGCCCGACCTCGCGCTCACCCTCGTGGTCGTGGAGACCCTGACGCTGCTCATGCTCGTGCTGGTGCTGCGGCGCCTCCCGGAGCGGTTCCCGCCCTACCTGCGCAAGCGGTCCGCGCGCGTCGCGACCGGAGTGATCAGCCTGGGCATGGGCGGGTTCGTCGCGCTGTTCCTGGTCGCGGCGTCGCTGAGCCGGGGCGAACCTCCCGTCGGGCCCGGCTACACGCGGCTCGCGGCGCAGGAGCACGCGAAGAACGTGGTGAACCTGATCCTGGTCGACCTGCGCGCGCTCGACACGCTGGGCGAGATCGCCGTGCTGGCCGCGACCGGGATGGGCGTCGCGAGCCTGGTGCTGACCGGGCCGGGCGCGCGGCTGCCCGGCCCGGCGCGGGAGCAGCGGAGCCGCTGGCTCACCACGCCCGGCCGGCCGCCGCTCGGCGGGTCCTCGGTGGTGCTGGAGGCGGCGGCGCGGCTGCTGGCGCCGACGGTCCTGGTGTTCTCGGTGTACCTGTTCTTCGCCGGGCACGGCCGTCCGGGCGGCGGGTTCGTCGGCGGCCTGGTGGCGGGCATGGCGTTCGTGCTGCGCTACCTGCCGGGCGGGCGGCGCGAGCTCGCCGCCGCGCTGCCCGTCCGCCCCGCCCTGCTGCTCGGCGGCGGGCTCGGCATCGCGGTCGCGGCGGGCGCGGGCGGCTGGGCGTCCGGCGGGGAGTTCCTGCGCTCGGTGCACCTCGGCGGGACGGTACCGGTCTTCGGGCACGTCGAGCTTCCCACCAGCCTGTTCTTCGACGCCGGGGTCTACCTGCTCGTCCTCGGGCTGGTGCTGACGATCCTCAGCACGCTCGGGGCGAGCCTGGAGGAACCGGACGAAGAGGAGCCGGACGGGCAGCGGGACCGGGAGCCGCTATGA
- a CDS encoding Na(+)/H(+) antiporter subunit C, translated as MTGPGLLLVVIVAVLFATGFDLLMQRSLIRIVVGFSLLGHGANLLLLLAGGPAGTPPLLGAKGPGRTADPLPQAMALTAIVITFGVTAFLLAMAYRSRQLRGGDEVPDDVEDRRICAERRRRGEAPDGTPLEEENPGPEDGA; from the coding sequence ATGACCGGGCCCGGCCTGCTGCTCGTGGTGATCGTCGCGGTGCTGTTCGCGACCGGGTTCGACCTGCTGATGCAGCGGTCGCTCATCCGGATCGTGGTCGGCTTCAGCCTGCTCGGCCACGGCGCCAACCTCCTGCTGCTGCTCGCGGGCGGGCCCGCCGGGACGCCGCCGCTGCTCGGCGCGAAGGGCCCGGGCCGCACCGCCGACCCGCTCCCGCAGGCGATGGCGCTGACCGCGATCGTCATCACGTTCGGCGTCACCGCGTTCCTGCTGGCGATGGCCTACCGGAGCCGGCAGCTGCGCGGCGGCGACGAGGTCCCCGACGACGTCGAGGACCGCCGGATCTGCGCGGAGCGGCGCCGCCGCGGCGAGGCCCCGGACGGCACGCCGCTGGAGGAGGAGAACCCGGGACCGGAGGACGGCGCGTGA
- a CDS encoding Na+/H+ antiporter subunit D, with protein sequence MNVLVPLPFALPLLGAALAVLARRRSTWLRILAPLVAAGGVAACAGLVAAVARDGILAVQLGGWAAPLGITLVADRLSALLLAVSATVLLAIMLHAVGEGAGGLGGDEPGVFYPAYLTLTAGVSLVFLAGDLFNLFVGFEVMLASSYVLMTLTPTGERVRAGMTYTVVSLTSSILFLTALGLTYAATGTVNLADLATRTPDLPGATRTALALLFLVVFGIKGAIVPMHLWLPDSYPVALTKVTAVFAALLTKAAVYALIRVQTLVFPREHASWPMLVLAAGTILVGTLGALTHDDIHRVFSFVLVGHIGYMLFGLALFDVAGLTGAILYLVHHIVVQATLFLVSDLIQGHTGETSLHRLGGLAGLSAFIAVLFFIPAMSVSGVPPTSGFVAKLALFQAGAGSGSVLGYAVTGVAVLGSVLTLMAMSRIWTLGFWRPRPEEADEPPPPDASYTPGGARLMKSVTAVLVAAGLLIAVFAGPLAAWSRHAARDLVDTGGYRHAVLDGGRP encoded by the coding sequence GTGAACGTCCTCGTCCCGCTGCCGTTCGCGCTGCCGCTGCTCGGCGCGGCGCTGGCGGTGCTGGCCCGCCGCCGGAGCACCTGGCTGCGGATCCTCGCCCCGCTCGTCGCCGCCGGCGGCGTCGCCGCCTGCGCCGGGCTGGTCGCGGCCGTGGCGCGGGACGGGATCCTCGCCGTCCAGCTGGGCGGGTGGGCGGCCCCGCTCGGCATCACGCTCGTCGCCGACCGGCTGTCGGCGCTGCTGCTGGCGGTGTCCGCCACCGTGCTGCTGGCGATCATGCTGCACGCCGTGGGGGAGGGCGCCGGCGGGCTCGGCGGGGACGAGCCCGGCGTGTTCTACCCGGCCTACCTCACGCTGACCGCCGGGGTCAGCCTCGTCTTCCTCGCCGGGGACCTGTTCAACCTGTTCGTCGGGTTCGAGGTCATGCTCGCGTCGAGCTACGTCCTCATGACGCTGACCCCGACCGGGGAGCGGGTCCGGGCCGGGATGACCTACACCGTGGTCAGCCTCACGTCCTCGATCCTGTTCCTCACCGCGCTCGGGCTCACCTACGCGGCGACCGGCACGGTGAACCTCGCCGACCTGGCGACGCGGACCCCGGACCTGCCCGGCGCCACCCGCACCGCGCTCGCGCTGCTGTTCCTGGTCGTGTTCGGCATCAAGGGCGCGATCGTGCCGATGCACCTGTGGCTGCCCGACAGCTACCCCGTCGCGCTCACCAAGGTCACCGCGGTGTTCGCGGCGCTGCTGACGAAGGCCGCCGTGTACGCGCTGATCCGCGTGCAGACGCTGGTGTTCCCCCGCGAGCACGCCTCCTGGCCGATGCTCGTCCTGGCCGCCGGGACGATCCTCGTCGGCACCCTCGGCGCGCTGACGCACGACGACATCCACCGGGTGTTCTCGTTCGTCCTCGTCGGGCACATCGGCTACATGCTGTTCGGGCTCGCGCTGTTCGACGTCGCCGGCCTCACCGGCGCGATCCTGTACCTCGTCCACCACATCGTGGTGCAGGCGACGCTCTTCCTGGTGAGCGACCTCATCCAGGGCCACACGGGAGAGACGTCGCTGCACAGGCTCGGCGGGCTGGCGGGCCTGTCGGCGTTCATCGCCGTGCTGTTCTTCATCCCCGCGATGAGCGTCAGCGGCGTCCCGCCGACCTCCGGGTTCGTGGCGAAGCTCGCGCTGTTCCAGGCCGGCGCCGGCTCCGGGAGCGTCCTGGGCTACGCCGTCACGGGCGTCGCCGTGCTGGGCAGCGTCCTCACCCTCATGGCGATGAGCCGGATCTGGACGCTCGGGTTCTGGCGCCCCCGCCCGGAGGAGGCGGACGAACCGCCGCCGCCCGACGCGTCCTACACGCCGGGCGGCGCGCGGCTCATGAAGTCGGTGACCGCGGTCCTGGTCGCCGCGGGACTCCTCATCGCGGTGTTCGCGGGCCCGCTCGCCGCCTGGAGCCGGCACGCCGCCCGCGACCTCGTCGACACCGGCGGCTACCGGCACGCCGTCCTGGACGGAGGTCGGCCGTGA
- a CDS encoding Na+/H+ antiporter subunit E translates to MSTRARRFVSRLGMAGWLFAVWLLLWGRADPLIVVGGAVVVIAAYLVSRLPAVPTIKRVRPLWLALALAEFAWDLLVSSLVIARHALYRPRSVRGAIVEVDARTRSELILLAVTTSISLRPGTLLVDLDWDRHLLRIHAMPAGSRTEADAARKGVLRTEHRLMRALRTAEDAAEEDVSTREDR, encoded by the coding sequence GTGAGCACGCGCGCGCGCCGCTTCGTCTCCCGGCTGGGCATGGCCGGGTGGCTGTTCGCGGTCTGGCTGCTGCTGTGGGGGCGGGCCGACCCGCTCATCGTGGTGGGCGGCGCCGTCGTCGTCATCGCCGCCTACCTGGTGAGCCGGCTGCCCGCCGTCCCCACCATCAAGCGGGTCCGGCCGCTGTGGCTCGCCCTGGCGCTCGCGGAGTTCGCCTGGGACCTGCTCGTCTCCAGCCTGGTCATCGCCCGCCACGCCCTGTACCGGCCGCGCTCCGTGCGGGGCGCCATCGTCGAGGTGGACGCCCGGACCCGCTCCGAACTCATCCTGCTGGCCGTCACGACGAGCATCTCGCTGCGCCCCGGCACGCTGCTGGTCGACCTCGACTGGGACCGGCACCTGCTGCGCATCCACGCCATGCCGGCCGGCTCCCGCACGGAGGCGGACGCCGCGCGGAAGGGCGTGCTCCGCACCGAGCACCGGCTCATGCGCGCCCTCAGGACCGCCGAGGACGCGGCCGAAGAAGACGTCTCCACCCGGGAGGACCGATGA
- a CDS encoding monovalent cation/H+ antiporter complex subunit F, with product MSIVYDAALALLGAAFLLTAARLVRGPSTFDRIMALDVLAVLLVSGIAVHTAVHKEPANATILVVIALMGFVGSVSAAHLAAARAERREREERA from the coding sequence ATGAGCATCGTGTACGACGCGGCGCTGGCGCTGCTGGGCGCCGCGTTCCTGCTGACGGCCGCGCGGCTGGTCCGCGGCCCGTCCACGTTCGACCGCATCATGGCGCTGGACGTCCTGGCCGTCCTGCTGGTGAGCGGGATCGCGGTGCACACCGCCGTGCACAAGGAGCCCGCGAACGCCACGATCCTCGTGGTGATCGCGCTGATGGGCTTCGTGGGGTCGGTCAGCGCCGCCCATCTGGCGGCGGCGCGGGCGGAGCGCCGGGAGCGGGAGGAGCGGGCGTGA
- the mnhG gene encoding monovalent cation/H(+) antiporter subunit G, with amino-acid sequence MTAAVSAVLLLAGAAFCAVGALGMLRFPDLLTRLHAATKPQTIGLLLVLAGVALRADSVTAAAPLLLVAVFQLITAPVTAQTIAGAAYRAGVIDRAALALDETGRAT; translated from the coding sequence GTGACCGCCGCCGTCTCCGCCGTGCTGCTGCTCGCCGGCGCGGCGTTCTGCGCGGTGGGCGCGCTCGGCATGCTCCGGTTCCCGGACCTGCTCACCCGGCTGCACGCCGCGACCAAGCCGCAGACGATCGGGCTGCTGCTGGTGCTCGCCGGGGTCGCGCTCCGGGCCGACTCGGTGACGGCCGCCGCGCCGCTGCTGCTCGTCGCCGTCTTCCAGCTGATCACCGCCCCGGTCACCGCGCAGACGATCGCCGGCGCGGCCTACCGCGCCGGCGTCATCGACCGCGCGGCGCTCGCCCTGGACGAGACCGGCCGCGCGACCTGA
- a CDS encoding sensor histidine kinase, whose translation MDEVERPMARAENVWRRSYPLWDAYFAMVLVGTVAATAADELPPGRKAAAIALLVLLSVAYAAIGRAALRSQEVPRPGCKIYAVALICMFVPATLLAPVTATGLAALVPQVYMMYGAARGFALMLVLFSGPVGLGLAESGASRAMTAVVVAAGVTCSLLLAVFIGRLGRQNLERLRLIEELDRTRGELAEVSREAGMLAERERLSRDIHDTIAQGFTSITMLLQAAEAEVGPNRHVELALRTARENLAETRGLVAALAPPALDGGSLVEALRRLARDFDLPVDLAVTGEPRPLDAVEVVLLRVTQEALANVRKHADAGSVRVELDYGDPVRLTVADDGRGFAPDGVERGFGLRGMRTRVERAGGTFAVTAAGGTRIEVAVPCSA comes from the coding sequence GTGGACGAGGTCGAAAGGCCCATGGCGCGGGCCGAGAACGTCTGGCGCCGCTCGTATCCGCTCTGGGACGCCTACTTCGCGATGGTCCTGGTCGGGACCGTGGCCGCGACCGCCGCCGACGAGCTGCCGCCCGGCCGGAAGGCCGCGGCGATCGCGCTGCTCGTCCTGCTGAGCGTGGCGTACGCGGCGATCGGGCGGGCCGCGCTGCGGTCGCAGGAGGTGCCGCGCCCCGGCTGCAAGATCTACGCCGTCGCGCTGATCTGCATGTTCGTCCCCGCGACGCTGCTCGCGCCGGTGACGGCTACGGGCCTCGCGGCGCTGGTGCCGCAGGTCTACATGATGTACGGCGCCGCGCGCGGGTTCGCGCTGATGCTCGTGCTGTTCTCCGGTCCGGTCGGGCTGGGGCTGGCGGAGTCCGGCGCGAGCAGGGCGATGACGGCGGTGGTCGTGGCGGCGGGCGTCACGTGCAGCCTGCTGCTCGCGGTGTTCATCGGCCGGCTCGGCCGCCAGAACCTGGAGCGGCTGCGGCTCATCGAGGAGCTGGACCGCACGCGCGGCGAGCTGGCGGAGGTGTCCCGCGAGGCGGGCATGCTCGCCGAGCGGGAGCGGCTCTCCCGCGACATCCACGACACGATCGCGCAGGGCTTCACCTCGATCACGATGCTGCTCCAGGCGGCGGAGGCCGAGGTCGGGCCGAACCGGCACGTGGAGCTGGCGCTGCGGACCGCGCGCGAGAACCTCGCCGAGACGCGCGGCCTGGTCGCGGCGCTGGCCCCGCCCGCGCTGGACGGCGGCTCGCTGGTGGAGGCGCTGCGCCGGCTGGCCCGCGACTTCGACCTGCCCGTCGACCTGGCCGTGACGGGCGAGCCCCGGCCGCTGGACGCCGTCGAGGTCGTGCTGCTGCGGGTGACGCAGGAGGCGCTCGCGAACGTCCGCAAGCACGCGGACGCCGGCTCGGTCCGGGTGGAACTGGACTACGGCGACCCGGTGCGGCTGACCGTCGCCGACGACGGGCGCGGGTTCGCGCCGGACGGCGTCGAGCGCGGGTTCGGGCTGCGCGGCATGCGGACCCGCGTCGAGCGCGCCGGCGGGACGTTTGCCGTCACCGCCGCGGGCGGGACCCGGATCGAGGTGGCGGTGCCGTGCTCCGCGTGA
- a CDS encoding response regulator transcription factor yields the protein MLRVMIVDDHPIVREGLRGMLAAEPDIEVAGEAASGDEAVALVPRLRPDVVLMDLRMPSGDGVSAIQRLPGHRILVLTTFQDDADIVRAIEAGAAGYLLKDASRADLAAAVRDAAAGRRVLSPEVSARLAAVDETPAPPVLSAREAEVLALVAEGLTNAQIGERLYIGQATVKTHLLRIFTKLGVSDRTAAVMTALQHGLIPAP from the coding sequence GTGCTCCGCGTGATGATCGTCGACGACCACCCGATCGTCCGGGAGGGGCTGCGCGGGATGCTCGCCGCCGAGCCGGACATCGAGGTGGCGGGGGAGGCCGCGTCCGGGGACGAGGCCGTCGCGCTGGTGCCCCGCCTCCGGCCGGACGTCGTCCTGATGGACCTGCGGATGCCGTCAGGCGACGGGGTGAGCGCGATCCAGCGGCTCCCCGGCCACCGGATCCTGGTGCTGACGACGTTCCAGGACGACGCCGACATCGTCCGGGCGATCGAGGCGGGCGCCGCGGGCTACCTGCTGAAGGACGCCTCCCGCGCCGACCTCGCCGCCGCCGTCCGCGACGCCGCGGCGGGCCGCCGCGTCCTGTCCCCGGAGGTCTCGGCACGCCTCGCGGCGGTGGACGAGACCCCCGCGCCGCCCGTCCTGTCGGCGCGCGAGGCGGAGGTACTCGCCCTCGTCGCGGAGGGCCTCACCAACGCCCAGATCGGCGAGCGCCTCTACATCGGCCAGGCGACGGTGAAAACCCACCTGCTGCGCATCTTCACCAAACTAGGCGTCTCCGACCGCACCGCCGCCGTCATGACCGCCCTCCAGCACGGCCTCATCCCCGCCCCCTGA
- a CDS encoding helix-turn-helix transcriptional regulator, with translation MMPRRPRELGVPKTPVDYFGAELRAHREMAGLGCPQFAAKLGYSPQRIGQIERGDGAPSENFAKDCDTFFETKGTFLRIWEWIQRVGQIQLLPPGFAEFLQREAAARVIHKFEAMAVTGLFQTREYAYDQLKAGRAPEEVEELVATRLARQAILEGEDPCHVVVVFDEYALRRPIGGPEVIRGQIQHLIDLADRRNVTLQIVPSVTGSYAGLPGAFTLLGFEDDPDVAYIEGHRSGQLIERGDAVRAYALRFDLIRGVALSTGESLKLLHAILEGL, from the coding sequence ATGATGCCCCGCCGTCCCCGCGAGCTCGGAGTCCCGAAGACCCCCGTCGACTACTTCGGTGCCGAACTGCGCGCCCACCGCGAGATGGCGGGCCTCGGCTGCCCGCAGTTCGCCGCGAAACTCGGTTACTCGCCCCAGCGCATCGGCCAGATAGAGCGGGGCGACGGCGCCCCGTCCGAGAACTTCGCGAAGGACTGCGACACGTTCTTCGAGACGAAAGGGACCTTCCTTCGCATCTGGGAGTGGATCCAGAGGGTCGGCCAGATCCAACTCCTTCCGCCCGGCTTCGCCGAATTCCTCCAGCGCGAGGCCGCCGCGCGAGTGATCCACAAGTTCGAGGCCATGGCCGTAACTGGTCTATTCCAGACGCGGGAGTATGCGTACGACCAGCTGAAGGCAGGGCGAGCTCCCGAAGAAGTCGAAGAACTCGTTGCGACACGGCTCGCCCGCCAGGCGATTCTCGAAGGTGAGGACCCGTGCCATGTCGTCGTGGTCTTCGACGAGTACGCCCTCAGGAGGCCGATCGGGGGTCCGGAGGTCATCCGTGGCCAGATACAGCACCTGATCGATCTTGCCGACCGGAGGAACGTCACGCTCCAGATCGTGCCGAGCGTCACAGGCTCCTACGCCGGTCTCCCAGGTGCTTTCACGCTGCTCGGATTCGAGGACGACCCCGATGTTGCCTACATCGAAGGGCACAGGAGCGGCCAACTGATCGAGCGGGGCGACGCCGTACGGGCATATGCGCTACGTTTCGATTTGATCAGGGGTGTGGCACTGTCCACTGGCGAGTCCCTGAAGCTGCTTCACGCGATCTTGGAGGGTCTATGA
- a CDS encoding DUF397 domain-containing protein encodes MSIGDQPWNQWRKSSHSTDTGGDCVEVASLTWRKGSRSGDTGGDCVEVAGLPWRTSSRSGDTGGQCVEVAGLAAAVGVRDSKDPDGPKLVFASAEWRAFARRAKSGGFDLR; translated from the coding sequence ATGAGCATCGGTGACCAGCCGTGGAACCAGTGGCGGAAGAGCAGCCATAGTACTGACACTGGCGGTGATTGCGTGGAAGTGGCGAGCCTTACTTGGCGGAAGGGCAGCCGCAGTGGCGACACCGGAGGTGACTGCGTCGAGGTGGCGGGCCTTCCTTGGCGAACGAGCAGCCGCAGCGGTGACACCGGAGGCCAGTGCGTCGAGGTAGCGGGCCTCGCGGCGGCGGTCGGGGTGCGGGACTCCAAGGATCCGGACGGGCCCAAGCTCGTCTTCGCGTCCGCCGAATGGCGCGCGTTCGCGCGGCGGGCGAAGAGCGGCGGGTTCGACCTGCGCTGA
- a CDS encoding siderophore-interacting protein: MTTPAHPYAFFDVHVLRSERLGPSMARITFGGTSLDGFATGGRDQRFKVFLPHPHQDAPVMPDNSDGATWFNDWRALDPAERGIMRSYTVREYRPGELDVDFALHMDGASGPAGRWAAKAAPGDRVTILGPTGPDNGGFDFRPPPGAPVVIAGDLTALPAVAGNLAWLPAGTPAQVWVDVPHPEDRQEMPTAADAEVTWVSPGGLLDAVRDAKIPDGAYAWIAGESAVVKALRRHLVNERGMDRRAVTFTGYWRRGATEEDLLAEFEAGGSPATEE, from the coding sequence ATGACGACTCCGGCCCACCCCTACGCCTTCTTCGACGTGCACGTGCTCCGCTCCGAGCGGCTCGGGCCGTCCATGGCGCGGATCACCTTCGGCGGGACGTCCCTCGACGGCTTCGCGACCGGCGGCCGCGACCAGCGGTTCAAGGTGTTCCTGCCGCACCCGCACCAGGACGCCCCCGTCATGCCGGACAACAGCGACGGCGCCACCTGGTTCAACGACTGGCGGGCGCTGGACCCGGCCGAGCGCGGCATCATGCGCTCCTACACCGTCCGCGAGTACCGGCCCGGCGAGCTCGACGTCGACTTCGCGCTGCACATGGACGGCGCGTCCGGCCCCGCCGGCCGGTGGGCCGCGAAGGCCGCCCCGGGCGACCGCGTCACGATCCTCGGCCCGACCGGCCCCGACAACGGCGGCTTCGACTTCCGGCCGCCGCCCGGCGCGCCCGTCGTCATCGCGGGCGACCTGACCGCGCTGCCCGCCGTCGCGGGCAACCTCGCCTGGCTGCCCGCCGGGACGCCCGCCCAGGTCTGGGTCGACGTCCCGCACCCCGAAGACCGGCAGGAGATGCCCACCGCCGCCGACGCGGAGGTCACCTGGGTCTCCCCCGGCGGCCTGCTGGACGCCGTCCGCGACGCGAAGATTCCGGACGGCGCCTACGCGTGGATCGCGGGCGAGTCCGCCGTGGTGAAGGCCTTGCGCCGCCACCTGGTGAACGAGCGCGGCATGGACCGCCGAGCCGTCACCTTCACCGGCTACTGGCGCCGGGGCGCCACCGAAGAGGACCTCCTCGCCGAATTCGAGGCGGGCGGCAGCCCCGCCACCGAGGAGTAG